The Streptomyces sp. NBC_01363 region CGTCGGCCTTGTCGACGGCGGCCAGGGTGTTCTCCGGCGCATAGGCCGAAGCGCCCCGGTGGGCGAAGACGACGGGGGCGGTCCGCTTCGCGTCCGTGGTCCGGGTGCTCACCGTGCTGACGCCGGTGACCGCGGTCACGTGCCCGGCGCCGGCCGTGGCGCTGTCCGGGGTCCGCGTATCGGCGGTCGACATCAGAAAGGCGCCGGTACCCATCAGAGCGGCGGCGGCCAGAGCGGCGGTTGCGGTGCGTGCGTACACGTGTACTCCTTGCGTCAGAAGTTGCGGACGGGCCGAGAGTGACAGCCACGCCCCAACGGGGGACAGGCGAAGGATGGCCACAACGTGAACGCGGCCGCCGATGCCGGGTCACGGGCCGGATTCCCGCTCGATAAAATGCAGCTCTTCTGTTTGTTTGCCGGGACTCGCGCCTTAGGGTCACCCCGAACCCGGGCTTCCGCGAAGGGCGTACGAGCATGCAGGGCACGATCGACGGTTTCAGCTACGGAGCGGTGACGCCCGTCGCGGCCTTCCTCATGGCCTGCCTCGGCGCGGCCCTCGGACTGCGTTGCACGAACCGTTCGCTGCGCACCGAGCGTTCCTTCAAGGCAGGCTGGCTGGCCCTCGGTGCGACGTCCATCGGCTCCGGCATATGGACGATGCACTTCATCGCGATGATGGGCTTCTCCGTCCACGGGGTGACCATCGGCTACGACAAGCCGATCACCTTCGCCAGTCTCGCGGTCGCCGTCGGCATGGTCGGCGTCGGCATCTTCATCGTCGGATACCGCGGCGCCACCAGAATGGCCCTGGTGACGGGCGGCACCATCACCGGACTCGGCGTGGCCACCATGCACTACCTGGGCATGGCCGGAATACGTCTCGAAGGACAGCTCGAGTACGACACGTTCACCGTGGCCCTCTCCGTCGTCATCGCCGTGGTGGCCGCCACGACCGCGCTCTGGGCGGCCGTCTCCATCAACGGGTTCCTGCCCAGTCTCGGGGCCAGCGTCGTCATGGGCGTCGCGGTGAGCGGCATGCACTACACCGGCATGGCCGCGCTCAGCGTCCACCTGCACCCCGGCGCCCTTCCCGACAACGCTCCGGCCGACGGGGCGACCGTACCGCTCGTGCCGCTGCTGATCGGCCCCGGCTGCTTCCTGCTCCTCGCCGCGGTGGTCGTGATGTTCGATCCGCTGATGGTGATGGGCACCCCGGACTGGAACGACCCCAAGGCCCCGAAAGGGGCCGACCGGCCCCCCGGAATCCCGGCCCAGCGGCAGGTGCCGCGGTTCGGAACGCATGCCGACCCGGCGTCGTTCCACTCCCGGCCGCGCGACCCCGCGCCGCCGGGAGAATGGTGACCCCGGCCCGGTACGCCGGCTGACCCGGCCCGGTTGTCAGTGGTGGGTCGTACGGTGGTTCCATGCGGCCCGTTTCGAAGATCGAACGTTCGGTGGCGCCTTTCGAGGTCGTCAGTCCCTACCAGCCCAGCGGCGACCAGCCCGCGGCCATCGCCGAGCTGGAGCGGCGCATCCGCGCGGACGAGAAGGACGTCGTCCTGCTCGGCGCGACCGGCACCGGTAAATCGGCGACCACCGCGTGGATGATCGAGAAGCTGCAGCGCCCCACGCTCGTGATGGCGCCGAACAAGACGCTCGCCGCCCAGCTGGCGAACGAGTTCCGCGAGCTGCTGCCCAACAACGCCGTCGAGTACTTCGTCTCGTACTACGACTACTACCAGCCCGAGGCGTACGTCCCGCAGTCGGACACCTACATCGAGAAGGACTCCTCGATCAACGAGGAGGTCGAGCGGCTGCGCCACTCCGCGACGAATTCGCTGCTCACCCGGCGCGATGTCGTCGTGGTCGCCTCCGTCTCCTGCATCTACGGCCTCGGCACCCCCCAGGAGTACGTGGACCGGATGGTCCAGCTCAAGGTCGGCGACGAGATCGACCGGGACCAGCTGCTGCGCCGTTTCGTCGAGATCCAGTACACCCGCAACGACCTCGCGTTCACCCGGGGCACCTTCCGGGTCCGCGGCGACACCATCGAGATCTTCCCGGTCTACGAGGAGCTCGCCGTCCGCATCGAGATGTTCGGCGACGAGATCGAGGCGCTCTCCACCCTCCACCCGCTCACCGGCGAGGTGATCAGCGAGGACCAGTCCCTCCATGTCTTCCCCGCCAGCCACTACGTCGCGGGCCCCGAGCGCATGGAGAAGGCGGTCAGCGGCATCGAGCAGGAGCTGGAGCAGCGCCTCGCCGAGCTGGAGAAGCAGGGCAAGATGCTGGAGGCCCAGCGGCTGCGGATGCGCACCACGTACGACATCGAGATGCTCCGGCAGATCGGCACCTGTTCCGGTGTCGAGAACTACTCGATGCACTTCGACGGCCGCTCGCCCGGCACCGCCCCCAACACCCTCCTCGACTACTTCCCCGAGGACTTCCTCCTCGTCCTCGACGAGTCGCATGTCACCGTGCCGCAGATCGGCGCGATGTACGAGGGCGACGCCTCCCGCAAGCGCACCCTCGTCGACCACGGCTTCCGGCTCCCCTCCGCGCTCGACAACCGCCCGCTGAAGTGGGAGGAGTTCCTGAGCCGGATCGACCAGACCGTCTACCTCTCCGCCACCCCCGGGAAGTACGAGCTGTCCCGGGGCGACGGCTTCGTGGAGCAGATCATCCGCCCCACCGGCCTCGTCGACCCGGAGGTGGTCGTCAAGCCCACCGAGGGCCAGATCGACGACCTGGTGCACGAGATCCGCACGCGCGCCGAGAAGGACGAGCGGGTCCTGGTCACCACCCTCACCAAGAAGATGGCCGAGGACCTCACCGACTACTTCCTGGAGCTCGGCATCCAGGTCCGCTATCTGCACAGCGACGTCGACACGCTGCGCCGCATCGAGCTGCTGCGCGAGCTGCGCTCCGGTGAGTACGACGTACTGGTCGGCATCAACCTCCTGCGCGAGGGCCTCGACCTGCCCGAGGTGTCGCTCGTCGCCATCCTCGACGCGGACAAGCAGGGCTTCCTGCGCTCGGGGACGTCCCTGATCCAGACCATCGGGCGAGCCGCCCGAAACGTCTCGGGGCAGGTCCACATGTACGCGGACAAGATCACCCCGGCGATGGCGCAGGCCATCGACGAGACCAATCGCCGCCGCGAGAAGCAGATCGCCTACAACACCGAGCGCGGCCTCGACCCGCAGCCGCTGCGGAAGAAGATCAACGACATCGTCGCGACGATCGCCCGCGAGGAGGTCGACACCGAGCAGCTGCTCGGCACCGGC contains the following coding sequences:
- a CDS encoding MHYT domain-containing protein, giving the protein MQGTIDGFSYGAVTPVAAFLMACLGAALGLRCTNRSLRTERSFKAGWLALGATSIGSGIWTMHFIAMMGFSVHGVTIGYDKPITFASLAVAVGMVGVGIFIVGYRGATRMALVTGGTITGLGVATMHYLGMAGIRLEGQLEYDTFTVALSVVIAVVAATTALWAAVSINGFLPSLGASVVMGVAVSGMHYTGMAALSVHLHPGALPDNAPADGATVPLVPLLIGPGCFLLLAAVVVMFDPLMVMGTPDWNDPKAPKGADRPPGIPAQRQVPRFGTHADPASFHSRPRDPAPPGEW
- the uvrB gene encoding excinuclease ABC subunit UvrB, producing the protein MRPVSKIERSVAPFEVVSPYQPSGDQPAAIAELERRIRADEKDVVLLGATGTGKSATTAWMIEKLQRPTLVMAPNKTLAAQLANEFRELLPNNAVEYFVSYYDYYQPEAYVPQSDTYIEKDSSINEEVERLRHSATNSLLTRRDVVVVASVSCIYGLGTPQEYVDRMVQLKVGDEIDRDQLLRRFVEIQYTRNDLAFTRGTFRVRGDTIEIFPVYEELAVRIEMFGDEIEALSTLHPLTGEVISEDQSLHVFPASHYVAGPERMEKAVSGIEQELEQRLAELEKQGKMLEAQRLRMRTTYDIEMLRQIGTCSGVENYSMHFDGRSPGTAPNTLLDYFPEDFLLVLDESHVTVPQIGAMYEGDASRKRTLVDHGFRLPSALDNRPLKWEEFLSRIDQTVYLSATPGKYELSRGDGFVEQIIRPTGLVDPEVVVKPTEGQIDDLVHEIRTRAEKDERVLVTTLTKKMAEDLTDYFLELGIQVRYLHSDVDTLRRIELLRELRSGEYDVLVGINLLREGLDLPEVSLVAILDADKQGFLRSGTSLIQTIGRAARNVSGQVHMYADKITPAMAQAIDETNRRREKQIAYNTERGLDPQPLRKKINDIVATIAREEVDTEQLLGTGYRQAKGAKAPVPALGTKSAGSKKARSGGEAVTDRPATELAGIIEEMTDRMRAAAADLQFEVAARLRDEVGELKKELRQMREAGLA